In the genome of Bacteroidales bacterium, the window CCGTACTTAAATTTATTCCAATATTTTAAAATTATATTTTTCATTAATAACTTCTATATTTTTTTCGCCAAAATAATATAAGTATTAGTCCAAAAAGCATACCGCCTAAGTGAGCAAAATGAGCAACATTGTCGCCGGGTTGATTCATAATACCACTATAAAGTTCAAAAAATCCATACAAAATAACGAAGTATTTTGCCTTTATTGGAACAAAAAAATAAAGATATATAAGTGCATTGGGAAAAATCATACCAAAAGCAAGTAATAAACCAAAAACAGCACCCGACGCTCCAACTGTAGGAATATTGATTTGGGTTAAATACTGATAATCTAAAAATTTGAATGAATCACTCACAAAACTTGGGTCATTTCTTAATAAAGACCAAGAACTAATGAAATCGTTAAGTTGTAGTTGATATTCTGGAAAATAGTTAACAATTAAATAAGCGAAAGATTCAGGAGAAGGACTATTTTTGTAAGCAATTATAGCTTGTTCTAAACCGTAAAATCGAAACCAACTAATCAATAAGTGTAAAGCTGCCGCTCCTAAACCTGTAAAAAAGTAATAGTATGCAAAACGCTTACTCCCCCATATGTTTTCAATAGCTGAGCCAAACATCCACAAAGCAAACATATTAGAAAAAATATGCATAAAATTTCCGTGCATGAACATATGGCTGATTAACTGATACCATTGAAAGTTTTCTGATTTAAAATAGTATAAACCTAGATAATGAGTTAAATCTAAGTCGAATTTACTTTGAAACAAATAGGTAGCTAAAAACATTAAGCCGTTGATAATAAGTATGTTTTTTACAACGGGTGGCATCAATCTAAATCGAGTAGGAGAATAATAATTCATTTGAATTTAATTAAATAATTGATCAATTTCTTCATTTAAAATAGTAACAAATATTTTTTTGCCATCTGGAGTATATTGCGGCTGAGAGCAACTGAAAAGGCTGTCAAAAAGATTTTGACGCTCATTCTCGCTTAATATTTGTCCTTTTTTTATAGCCGATGATTTGGCAAGTTTTAATAGCATATCACTGATATTTATTTCATCTGGATTTTTTTCAAGTTCATTAAATTGATGAATAAAATCGTATAAACTGCTAATAATATTAAAGTTACTCCAATAAGATGGAATTCCTTCTATATTGAACACACCATTTGTTAAAAGTGTTATCTGAAAACCTAAACGTTTAAGATGAGGAATTATATATTTAAAATACTCAGCTTCATGAGCAGGTAGTTCTAATGTTTCTGGAAAAATTAGTTTTTCAGTATAAAGTTCATCTTTTTGATATTTACTTTCAAGTAGTTCGTATAATACTCTAACGTGTGCACGATATTGGTCAATGAGCATTAAGCCCGATTTAATGTTTACTAATAAGTATTGATTTTTTATCTGTAAAATATTTTCATTTGAAGCATCAGAAATTGAATTTTGTATGATATCTAATTTTTCTTGTCTCTCAGTTGTTGGTTGTCCTTCAAAAAGTTTTTGCCAATCGGATGCATTAGTTTTCTTATTTTTAGTATCAAAGGGATTATAGTTTGGGTTTATGTGAATTTTTGGTGCAGTAAGTGGTTGATTTTTTGAAATGTTTGGCAACTGAATGCTACTTTCGTTTTCAAAATCGATGTTCGGAAGAATATTGGTTTTTCCTAGTGTTTGTCGAACTGCTGCTTCAAGAATTTGAGCAATTGCACGTTCATCCTCGAACTTAATTTCTGTTTTAGTTGGATGAATATTTACATCGATGGTGTTAGGGTTGCAATTAAAAAATATAAAATACGAGGGCATGGTTTCGGGCAAAAGCAACTTTTCATATGCATTAAGTATTACTCTATATAAAAATGGGTGTCGCATATAACGGTTATTGACAAAGAAAAACTGTAAGCTATTTTTTTTCTTCGCAAATTCGGGCTTGCCAATAAAACCATGAATAGAAATAATAGAGGTGTCAACTGATATATCAAGTAATTCGTTCGATAAATTTTTTCCAAATAAATGAATTATTCTTTGTTTAAGGCTACTAGGTTGAAGATTGTATATTTCGGTATCATTGTGGCTTAAATAAAACGCGATAGATGGATGTGCCATAGCAATACGATGAAATTCATCTAATATATGTTTAAATTCTATGGCATCCGATTTTAAAAAACGACGACGAGCAGGAATATTAAAAAATAAGTTTTTTATGGTAAAAATGCTGCCTTGTTGACAAATAATAGGTTCTTGTTTTATTAATTTACTTCCATGAATTTCAATCTTTGTGCCTATTTCTGATCCTTCTTTACGGGTTTGTAGTTCAACTTGAGCAACCGACGAAATGGCTGCAAGTGCTTCTCCTCTAAAACCAAAAGTAGAGATGGCAAATAAGTCGTGTGCTTCTGTTATTTTTGAAGTTGCATGACGTTCAAAAGCTAGACGCGCATCTACTTCAGACATACCCATACCATCGTCTATTATGCTAATAGAAGTCTTTCCGCCATCTTTAATGTTTACTCTAATGTTTTTAGCAAATGCATCAATAGCGTTCTCCATTAGCTCCTTTACTACAGAAGCTGGACGCTGAACCACTTCACCAGCAGCAATCTGATTGGCTACTGCATCGGGTAGTATATGAATTACTTGGTCAATCATTATGAGTAAAGAAAATAAATAGCTAAAAATGTTAACGCTATAATAATAGCTATAAGACGTATGTTCGATTTTGTGGTTTCCTTGCGTTCTTTTCTATCTTTTCTAAAGCTAATTTTACGTTCTGTTTCAATATTCTGGGAAGTTTGCTGCTTTCTTTTTTCAAATTCTTCTTTTTCGGGGTCGTAAAAAACTGGTTTATAATTATATGATCTTGCCTGTGGCAATTTAAAAAAGCTTATTCCAAACATAAAATATTTTTGTACAAAGGTAATAGCAAATTTACAAAAAAACGAAGTGTCTTTTTGTAAAGGATGAAAAGAAATAAAAAATTATTTATAGTAGCAAATATAAGCAGTGTCGCGTAGTATTTCTACATTAAATTTAATATTTGCTGGAACTATAAAATATTGACCTTTACAATAGGTTTTCTTTTCTTGCCCAGGTATAGAAACTAGCATTTCACCTTCGATAATTTCCATTTTTTCTTCTGATGATGTGCCAAATTCATAGTTGCCAGGGAGCATTACACCTACAGTAGCTTTACCTTCATGAGTAATAATGGCCATCGATTTTACATTACCATTGAAATATTCGTTTATTTTAATCATATTTTTTTTTACAAAAAAAGCAATAAAATTGAACCCTATCCATGAGTTTTATCACTTTATTTCAATAAAAACAAATTTTGTATATTGCTATTTTCGTTTTGCGTAAATTTTAACGTAACTTAGCAGGCTAAATTTTAAATTTATGTGGCAACTTATTGCTTCTGTTATTTTGCGTAAAAAATGGTACGTGCTTTCAACGGTCGCGGGACTTATTTTGATAATGTTATTTTTTTCAAAGAATGTACAAATGTCATACGAGTTGGCTCAAATGTTGCCAAAGTCTGATTCTACATTTAAGCAATATCTTGATTTTAAAGAGAAATTTGGCGAAGATGGAACTGTAATGGTAATTGGAGTTACTGATACGAACTTTTTTACACTTAGTCATTTTCAAGATTGGTACGATATTAATCAAAAAATTAAACAATTAAGTGGAGTAGAAGAAGTTGTTTCGCCTACTCGCATTATTAATTTAACAAAAAATGATAGTATTAAAAAGTTCTCGTTTATTAAAGTAGTTGCTAAACGACCCGAGAGTCAGCAAGAAGTAGATAGTATTAAAAGAGAACTTCAAAAAATTAATTTTTATAAAGGATTGATATACAACTTAGATAAACATTTATATTTAATGGCTATAACCATAAATAAAAAACGTATTAGCGATAAAAGCCGTGTTTTTTTAGTTGACTCTATTGATAATTATGTCAAACAATACACACAAAAATATAGAGTTGAAACACATATTTCTGGATTGCCATATATACGTACAGCTCAAACCGAAAAAATAAAGAATGAATTATTTCTTTTTATAATATTATCCATCATTGTTGCATTTTTTGTACTTATTGGATTATTCCGTTCCTTTCGTTCGGTAATGGCTTCGCTTATTGTGGTAGGTATTAGTGTCGTTTTTACAATAGGTCTCATGGGTATTTTTGGCTTCAAAATTACTATCTTAACAGGCATTGTTCCTTCTTTATTGATTATTATAGGTATAGAAAATTGTATTTTCTTATTAAATAGATATTTAAGTGAATATGATAGCCATAAAAACAAAGTTAAAGCATTAGCCCGAATTATTCAGCGAATAGGCACGGCTACTTTTTTAACAAATTTAACTACTGCTGTTGGTTTTGCAACCTTTATTTTATCTTCTTCACAAATTCTTAAAGAGTTCGGAATAGTTGCTTCTATTAATATAATGATTGAATTTTTATTATCTATAACATTAATTCCAATTATTCTTAGTTTTTTACCTGAACCTAAAGAAAGACATACGAAGCATTTAAAGAGTCATAAAACGAATTTTATATTAAATGCTATCGAAATTATAATAGTAAAATACAAAAAATGGGTATTTGCTTTTTTTGTTGCTTTATTAATTATGGGTATATGGGGTATGACATTAATGCATACTTCCGGAAAAATGGTCGATGATTTAAAAAAATCCGATCCAATTTTACAAGATTTGTCTTATTTTGAAGCTAATATAGGGGGCATAATGCCATTCGAAATTTCTATTGATACAAAAAAGAAAAATGGTGTCATGCAGCTTAAAAATATTAAGAAAATGAATTTATTGCAAGAGCATATTGCTCAAAATTACTCAATTTTTTCTAAACCTATTTCCATTGTTGAATTGGTTAAATTTGCAAAACAGGCTTATTATAATGGAAATCCCGAAAAATATACAATGCCTAAAGACGATGAAGCTACTTTTATTTTGTCCTATATTCCAGGTAAAGAAGATGTTAACGATTCTATAGCTCAGAAAAATCCATTACACGCTTTTGTCGACTCAGCAAAAAAAATTACACGCATTAGTTATCAAATGAAAGATATCGGTTTAAAAGAAATGAATAATTTAAAAACTGAATTATCTTCTTATATCGATTCGCTCTTTCCAAAAGAAAAATATAATGTTGTTTTAACAGGTAATTCGGTTGTATATACCAAAGGGACTGAATATTTAATCGTAAATTTATTGCAAAGTGTATTTTTAGCTATTTTTATTATTAGTTTAATAATGGGAATGTTATTTACTTCAATAAGAATGATAGCGATTACTGTATTACCTAATCTTATCTCTTTAATAGTAGTTGCAGGTTTGATGGGATATTTTAATATTCCTATTAAACCTTCTACAATCATTGTTTTTAGTATTGCATTAGGTATTGCAGTAGATAATGCTATACATTTTTTAACTCGCTATCGATTCGAATTAAGAACTCATAACTACGATGTTAAACTAGCAGTATTAAATTCCTTACATGGCAACGGAATTAGTATGCTTTCGTCTTTATTGGTTCTTGTGCTCGGTTTTAGCATTTTTATTTTTTCCGATTTTGGTGGTACACAAGCAATGGGAATACTGGTAACTTTAACTTTATTATTTTCGATGTTTTGTAATATTATTTTGCTTCCTACATTAATATATTCTTTTTCAGATTCTTTATCTAAGAAATCGATTGATAAACCCTTACTCGAAATGTTTGATGAACCTGAAATAGAAACAGATATGGATGATGAAAATGAAGTTAATAACAATTCTAATTTATGAAATAGCCATGAGAACAAATTCACACAAACCGAAAATGAAATTTACACACAAACAAACATCACTATTTGTTCGAATGGCGTATTCCATGTAACCTTAGTATATAATTTAAAAAATAATTACACATGAAAAAAATATTAGTAACAGGCGGAGCAGGTTTTATTGGTAGTCGTTTGTGCGAAAAATTGCTTGAATCAAATGAAATATTTGTTGTTGCTGTTGATAATTTATTAACAGGACATATAAAAAAATTACCAGCTTCACATCCAAATTTCCGTTTTATTAGAGCCGATGTTAATAATAGAGGCGAAATAGCCGAGATAATGATGTCTTGGAAATTTGATTTTGTATTTCATTATGCTGCTGTTGTAGGTGTTAAGCGAACTATAGAAAATCCACTTCTTGTTTTAAGAGATATTGACGGTATTCGAAATATACTCGAACTAAGTAAAAACACCGGTGTTCAGCGTGTGTATTACAGTTCTTCATCCGAAATATATGGCGAGCCTGTTGAGTTCCCACAAAACGAAGACACAACGCCCCTTAACTCTCGCTTACCATATGCTATTGTAAAGAATGTTGGGGAGGCTTATTTACGTTCTTATCAAAGAGAATTTGGACTTGATTATACTATTTTTCGTTTTTTTAATACTTATGGACCTAAACAAAGCCGAAATTTTGTGATTTCAAAGTTTATAGCTAGTGCACTAAAAAACGAAGATATAACAATTTATGGCGATGGCTTACAAACGAGAACATTTTGCTATATCGACGACAATGTAGATGCATGCATTCAAGCTTTTAATTATAACTATTATGTTAACGATGTAGTAAATATTGGAGGTGACATTGAGACAACGATTCTCGATTTAGCTAAGCTCATAATTCGTATTACGGGATCATCATCGAAAATAGTATTCTTGCCACCACTTAAAGAAGGCGATATGCGAGGACGACGTCCCGATATTACGAAAATGCAAATATTAATCAGCAAGCCTTTAATCTCCCTTGAAGAAGGATTGAAAAAAATCTTAAACGAAGGTTTATTCGAATTAAAATATTCAGACCAAAATGATGACCATATCTGCCATTCAAACTAAAATAAATGAGGCTATTAGATTATTAAAATACCCTGAAAAGCCTGCAGAATTATATTATCCAATTGTTTATATCCTCGAAGATGGCGGTAAGCGATTACGCCCGACATTGCTTTTGTTAGCTTATAACCTTTATAGTGATGATATTGAAAAGGCATTAAAACCTTCTATTGGACTAGAAGTCTTTCATAATTTTACCTTGCTACACGATGATATAATGGATAAAGCCGACACCCGTCGAAATAGACCAACTGTACATAAAAAATGGAACGAAAATGTAGCTATACTTTCTGGCGATGCTATGATGATACATTCATTTCAATATTTTTACAACTTACCTGACGATGTATTTAAACCAGCATTAGAATTATTTACAAAAACTGCACTCGAAGTATGCGAAGGTCAACAATTCGATATGAATTTTGAAACCCAAGAAAATGTATCAATTAAAGACTATATGGAAATGATTCGCCTAAAAACGGCTGTTTTAATAGCAGCCTCATTAAAGTTAGGAGGCATCATTGCACACGCCCCAGAAAAAGACCTCGATTTACTCTACAAAGCAGGTATAAGTTTGGGTCTTGCTTTTCAGTTACAAGATGATTACCTCGATGTATATGGCGATACATCAGTCTTTGGTAAAAACATTGGTGGAGATATAGAGGCAAATAAAAAAACATTTTTAATGCTTACTGCTTTCGAAAAAGCAAATAGTCAACAATTAAATCAATTAAAATTTTATTTCAATGCTGAAATGAGCAGACAACAGAAAGTAGAGTCAATAACTTCTATATACAATCAAATAGGTGTTCCATTTATTACTCAACAAAAAGTACAAGAGCTTACTAACGAAGCTTTAAATTTAATAAACCAATTAACTGTAAAAGAAAAAACATCCGAACTTAAGCTTTTAATTACTAGCCTTATTGCTAGAAATAAATAAAAATCATTATTTTTTTAGAAAATATGATAAAAGTCATTGTATGATGTTTTAAACATTAATATATTTGAGTATTAAAATACTTAAATAATGATAATATGAAACGTAAAGTAATTCAGATAGTTGAAGAAAAATGCACCGGTTGTGGTGAATGTGTTTCGGGATGTGCCGAGGGTGCTTTGCAAATTATTGATGGCAAGGCTCGTTTAATTAGCGATGTGTTATGCGATGGCTTGGGAGCTTGTATAGGAACTTGCCCCGAAGGAGCCATTGAAATAATAGAGCGCGAAGCCGAACCTTACGACGAATCGAAGGTTATGGATAATATGGTGAGCTTTGGTAAAAACACTGTAGTGGCTCATATGAAACATCTAAAAGAGCATGATTTGCACGATTATCTTAAGCAAGCTGTTGCTTATTTAATGGAACACAAGCAAGAACTAGCATTTAATGCAGAAGACGTAATACGTGAGGTTCATTTTTATAGTCCGCATGGTAGTCATGGATGCCCTGGTTCAAAGACGATGCAATTTAAGCAAACAGTAAAAAACGCTACTAATGATACCGACCAACCTTCTGAATTGCGACATTGGCCTGTGCAGATGCATTTAGTTAGCCCTATTGCCCCTTACTTCCAAAATGCCGATGTGCTTTTAGCTGCCGATTGTGTTGCATTTTCAATGGGAAATTTTCATTCAAAATATTTGAAAAACAGAAGCCTCGCAGTTGCTTGTCCAAAACTCGATTCAAACCAAGATGTTTATGTCGATAAGCTTGTAAGAATGATAAACGAAGCTAAAATCAACACACTTACAGTTATGATAATGGAAGTTCCATGTTGCGGCGGATTGCTCCGATTGGTACAAATGGCTATGCAACAAGCTGAGCGGATTGTACCTGTTAAAATGATAAAAGTAAGTCTTCAGGGCGATGTTTTAGAAGAAAAATGGATAAACTTTAATTAAAAATATGTATAACTTAAAAATCAAAGAATTATGAGTATGTTTTGTTATCAATGTCAGGAAGCAGCCAAAGGAATTGGTTGTACTGTAAACGGCGTTTGTGGTAAAAGCGACGATTTAGCTCAAATGATGGATGTGCTTATGTACACATGTAAGGGCTTATCGGTATATACTACAGAACTAAAAAAGCACGGGATTGAAACACCCGAAATGGATCATTTTATTATGACCAGTTTGTTTAAAACAATTACCAATGCTAACTTCGATAAACAGTCTATTGTTGCTTCCATTATGGAAGGCTTAGCATTAAAACGTAAAGCTCGAACATTATTATCATCAAATGGAGTAAAGCTTGATGAAACTACTTTGCCCGAAGCAGCTTCGTGGGATGCTTTTACCGAGCAGGAAATTGAGCGTAAAGCTCCTCATGTAGGTGTATTAGCTACCGAAAACGAAGATGTACGCTCTTTGCGTGAGCTATTAACTTATGGTATAAAAGGTATGGCAGCGTATGCTGAACATGCCTATAACTTGGGTTATGAAGATAAGGAAATATATGCTTTTATGCAGAAAGCATTGGTAAGTACATTAAACGATCAACTATCGGCAGATGAATTGGTTGCATTAGTGATGGAAACAGGCAAATTTGGAGTAACAGCTATGGCATTGCTCGATAAAGCCAATACTACGCGCTATGGCAATCCTGAAATTACTAAAGTTAACTTAGGCGTGCGGAACAATCCTGGTATATTAATCTCAGGTCACGATTTACGCGATATGGAAGATTTGCTCAAACAAACAGAAGGAACCGGAGTAGATGTTTATACACATAGCGAAATGTTACCAGCCAATTATTATCCTGAATTTAAAAAATATAAACATTTTGTGGGTAATTATGGTAGTTCGTGGTGGCATCAACGCGAAGAGTTTGAAAAGTTCAATGGTCCTATTCTTTTTACTACTAATTGTATTGTACCACCTTTAGCTAATGCTAGTTATAAAGATCGTATTTATACAACTGGGGCAGCAGGTTTAGCAGGCGCAAAACATATTGGTGATAGACCCGAAGGTGGAATGAAAGATTTTTCGGAGATTATTGAGCATGCAAAACGCTGCAAACCACCTGTTGAACTTGAAAAAGGTGAAATTATTGGTGGTTTTGCCCATGCACAGGTTTTTGCTTTAGCCGACAAGGTTGTTGAAGCTGTAAAATCGGGTGCTATTAAGAAATTCTTTGTTATGGCTGGATGCGATGGACGCATGAAAGATAGAAATTATTATACCGAGTTTGCTCAAAAACTTCCTAAAGATACTGTAATTCTAACGGCTGGTTGCGCAAAATATCGATATAACAAACTTCCATTAGGTGATATTAATGGCATTCCACGTGTTCTTGATGCAGGACAATGCAACGATTCGTATTCATTAGCTGTTATTGCCCTTAAACTGAAAGAAATCTTCCAGTTGAATGATATCAACGATTTGCCTATTGCATATAATATTGCATGGTATGAACAAAAGGCTGTAATTGTATTGTTGGCATTGTTGTATCTTGGTGTAAAGAAAATTCATCTTGGTCCCACTTTACCTGCATTCCTTTCGCCAAATGTTGCAAAAGTATTGGTAGATAATTTTGGTATCGGTGGAATTACCAATGTTGATGACGATATGAAGATGTTTTTAAATTAATTATTTTTGGCTGCCTCAAAAGGGCAGCCTTTTTTTAAATGTAAATAATATGGAAAATTTTTTTAATCATTCAACCTCTTATTCGCTCATAAATAGCATTGAATATGCCGATGGAGCCATTGTAAGTAAAATTGTAAAAAAGAACGACGCCGGTAATATAACGCTTTTTGCATTTGATAAGGGGCAATTATTGAGCGAACATACGGCTCCTTTTGATGCAATGGTAAATATTATTGAAGGAGTTGGACTTATAAGTATTAACAAAGTAGAATATGAGCTAAAAGCAGGCGACTTTATCATTATGCCGGCTAATATTCCTCATGCTGTTGTAGCAAAAGATAGGTTTAAAATGTTGTTAATTATGCTTAAAAATTAAAAACAATGGAAATAATTGCACCTCAAGAAGGTAACGAACTTCCATTAAATTTTTTAGCAATAAAACGTTTGGAAAGGTCTGACTTAGAGATTGTAGAGATTGTATTAAACGAGAATCAGGTAATTGACTTGCATCGCTTATCGTGCAAAGTGATTTTTTATGTAAAAAATGGCGAAGGAATATTTTTATCTGAAAATGCACAAAAAAAGGTTGATAAAGGGACTATTATTGTTGTAGAACCAGATGAGCTTAGGGGATGGGCATGCGAACAAGGAAAGAATATAGAATTGTTGGTTGTAAAGGTTATGAGATTGGGGCTTTAATGTAACAATTACTCAATTTTTTCTTGTAATTCTAACCATCTAAGTTCCAAAAAATCAATTTCTTCGTTTATTTTGTATAATTTAATAGCGAATTCATTTCTAGCTTGATTATTTGTTTGCGGATCAATGAGTAGTGATTCTACATGTTGTTTTTCTTTTTGTAAATACTCTATTTCTGATTCAATTTGCTCAAGTTCTTTTTGTTCTTTATAACTTAGTTTTTTGATAGATGATTTTGGCTTATTTGTTGTGTGAGTTATTTCTTTTTTGTTGTTTGAGGCAGGTGTTTTTAGATGTATTTCTTTTTTTCTGCGTTCGTTAAGATATTGAGTATAGTTGCCAGGATAGTCTTTTATTATTCCGTTACCTTCGAAAGCAAAAATATGCTCAGTAACTTTATCTAAAAAATATCGATCGTGAGAAACAGCAACCACACAACCATTAAATTGTAATAAATACTCTTCGAGAACATTTAAAGTTAGAATATCGAGGTCGTTTGTAGGTTCATCTAAAAACAGTACATTGGGGTTTTTCATTAGTACTGTAACCAACTGAAGTCTGCGTTTTTCTCCACCGCTTAGTTTTTCAACGAGTGTATATTGCATATTAGGTGGAAAAAGAAAGTAGGTTAGTAATTGACTAGCGGATATATGGCTTCCGTCTGTGGTTGTAATATATTCGGCAATATCTTTTACTACATCTATAACTCTTTTGTCGGCTGGATATTGAATGTTTTCTTGTGTAAAATATCCTAGTACAACCGTTTCGCCATATTCAAAGTGTCCATTATCGGGCTTTATTTGTTGGGCTAGCAATTGTAAAAAGGTTGTTTTTCCACATCCATTAGGTCCTACAATACCGATACGTTCATTCTGGTAAAATTTATATGAAAAGTCTTTTAAAATTATTTTATCACCAAACGATTTAGAAAGGTAATTAATTTCGAGTATTTTTTTTCCTAATCGACGTGTGGCTGTTTTAATTTCAATTTTTTGTTCAATAATTTGCTTATGTGCTTTTTCACTAATTTCATCAAAAGCATTGATCCTATATTTTGATTTGTGGGTTCGTGCTTTGGGCATACGGCGAATCCAATCGAGTTCTTTACGATAAAGATTTTTAGCTTTTTCTATTTCGCTTTGAGCTTGTTGTATGCGTTCGTTACGACGTTGTAAAAAATAAGAATAATTTCCTTCGTATGTGTACAATTGTTTTTGGTCGAGTTCAATAATTTGTGTACATACTTGTTCTAAAAAATAACGATCGTGTGTTACTAAAAAAAGTGTTTCAATTTGATTGTCGAGATATTCTTCTAACCATTCAATCATATCAACATCTAAATGGTTAGTTGGCTCATCTAAAATGAGAATATCGGGTTTGCTTAACAATGTGCGTGCAAGTGCTAATCGTTTTTTTTGTCCACCCGAAAGAGTTTCTATTTTTGTTTGAGCTTCGGGAAGTTCGAGTTTTGAAATAAACTCGTGAATTTGTGATTCGTAGTTCCAGACATTAAGACTATCCATAAGAGCAAGTGCTTCGTTTATTTTCTTTTCGTCGTTTGTTTGTATGGCTAATTGATATTTTTCTTGAGCTTCAACTATTTTTTTATTAGCTTTATGTAGAGTATCAAAAACAGTTTTTTCAATAAATTCTGGGTTTTGAGGAAGGTATCCAATTTGGATGTCTTTTCTTAGGGTAATGGAGCCATTATCTGGACTGTCGATGCCATTTAAAATATTTAGTAAAGTAGTTTTACCTGTTCCATTTTTTGCTATGAGTGCTATTTTATCGCCTTTATGAATGCTAAATGAAATGTTTTCAAATAGCACTATGTCTCCAAAACTTTTTGTTATGTTTTCTGCTTGTAAGAGGACCATAATGAGTTAAAATGGATGTTGAATATTGTATTTTTCTGAAATTTTAATTAAGTCGGTTTGCACTTCTGGTTTTATTATAATACCATTTTGTAAATGATATTGTGTTTTTTCGTATTCAGGCTCTCCAGGAATAAGAACGTGTGAATGGTTTGCATAGGGTTGTGCATTTTTAAATGTAGTAATCCAATCGTCCATTGATTCGAGGAATTCGTTTGCAGGTCTGAATGCATCAATTCTAAAAGCGCCGAAGAAGTGCCCCAATCCTTTTCCTGGCTGGTATTTAGGTAGTTGTAAATATCCAACTTGAGGTGGAACAAAAGGACCAAAGTTAGCTCCCCCAAGTACTGATGAAAAAATATCGATTATTGCACTCATGCAATATCCTTTATGGCTTCCGTGTTCAAAATCGCCTCCCAATGGTACAATGGCTCCGCCTTGTTTTAATATTTGAGGCAGATTGGAGGGATTGCCTTCTTTATCTTGAACAAAACCGTAATCGATGGTTTTGCCTTCTTTTTCGAGTAATGCGAGTTTGCCTCTGGCAATAGGGCTTGTAGCAAAATCAGCAACAAAAGGTGGATAAGATTTTGCAGGAATAGCCACCGCTAGCGGATTGGTACCTAACATACGAGAAATGCTCCATGTAGGTGCTACTAACGGGTTGGCGTTTGTACCCGAAATTCCAATCATGTTTTGTTGGGTTGCCATTAACGCATAATATCCGGCAATGCCATAGTGGTTTGAATTAATTACGCTTGCCCAAGCAGTTCCAGTTTCATGAGCTTTTTCAATAACTAATTTCATCGCTTTTTTAGCAGCAATCATTCCAAAGCCATTATCGGCATCAAT includes:
- a CDS encoding ABC-F family ATP-binding cassette domain-containing protein, which encodes MVLLQAENITKSFGDIVLFENISFSIHKGDKIALIAKNGTGKTTLLNILNGIDSPDNGSITLRKDIQIGYLPQNPEFIEKTVFDTLHKANKKIVEAQEKYQLAIQTNDEKKINEALALMDSLNVWNYESQIHEFISKLELPEAQTKIETLSGGQKKRLALARTLLSKPDILILDEPTNHLDVDMIEWLEEYLDNQIETLFLVTHDRYFLEQVCTQIIELDQKQLYTYEGNYSYFLQRRNERIQQAQSEIEKAKNLYRKELDWIRRMPKARTHKSKYRINAFDEISEKAHKQIIEQKIEIKTATRRLGKKILEINYLSKSFGDKIILKDFSYKFYQNERIGIVGPNGCGKTTFLQLLAQQIKPDNGHFEYGETVVLGYFTQENIQYPADKRVIDVVKDIAEYITTTDGSHISASQLLTYFLFPPNMQYTLVEKLSGGEKRRLQLVTVLMKNPNVLFLDEPTNDLDILTLNVLEEYLLQFNGCVVAVSHDRYFLDKVTEHIFAFEGNGIIKDYPGNYTQYLNERRKKEIHLKTPASNNKKEITHTTNKPKSSIKKLSYKEQKELEQIESEIEYLQKEKQHVESLLIDPQTNNQARNEFAIKLYKINEEIDFLELRWLELQEKIE
- a CDS encoding Ldh family oxidoreductase, whose translation is MNKPIAYSTLSEYTKKLFITIGCPQEDAETIAEVLMAAELRGISSHGLMRVNDYISLWEAGRINLTPQIKIIHQTPSTLTIDADNGFGMIAAKKAMKLVIEKAHETGTAWASVINSNHYGIAGYYALMATQQNMIGISGTNANPLVAPTWSISRMLGTNPLAVAIPAKSYPPFVADFATSPIARGKLALLEKEGKTIDYGFVQDKEGNPSNLPQILKQGGAIVPLGGDFEHGSHKGYCMSAIIDIFSSVLGGANFGPFVPPQVGYLQLPKYQPGKGLGHFFGAFRIDAFRPANEFLESMDDWITTFKNAQPYANHSHVLIPGEPEYEKTQYHLQNGIIIKPEVQTDLIKISEKYNIQHPF